The following coding sequences are from one Lysinibacillus sp. FSL W8-0992 window:
- a CDS encoding response regulator transcription factor — translation MKILVVDDDVHILQLVNIYLTREGYQVLQAENGEQALQLLDGNMPDLAVVDVMMPGMDGFTLTEILSKDYDIPVLLLTAKGELEDKERGFLAGSDDYVVKPFEPKELLFRIAAILRRLDKKNQVTIQVGKLEIDRRSFEVTIGGETLILPLKEFELLALLASRPNQVFTRSIIMEQVWGYDYEGDEQTLNTHVKRIRERLHRYETDVEITTVRGVGYKLEVSST, via the coding sequence ATGAAAATTTTAGTTGTCGATGATGACGTTCATATTTTACAGTTAGTCAATATTTATTTAACGCGAGAGGGCTATCAAGTATTGCAAGCAGAGAATGGCGAGCAAGCTTTGCAATTGCTTGATGGAAATATGCCCGATTTGGCAGTTGTTGATGTTATGATGCCAGGAATGGATGGCTTTACGCTAACTGAAATTTTAAGTAAGGATTACGATATTCCGGTGCTGTTATTAACGGCAAAAGGAGAGCTAGAAGATAAGGAGCGTGGCTTTTTAGCGGGTTCAGATGACTATGTCGTTAAACCGTTCGAGCCAAAGGAGTTGCTGTTTCGCATTGCAGCGATTTTACGTAGGCTTGATAAAAAGAATCAGGTAACAATACAGGTTGGTAAGCTCGAAATTGATCGACGTAGCTTTGAGGTTACGATTGGTGGAGAAACACTTATTTTGCCTTTAAAGGAATTCGAGCTATTGGCGCTACTTGCCTCTCGACCAAATCAAGTTTTTACACGTAGCATTATTATGGAGCAAGTATGGGGCTACGACTATGAAGGAGACGAGCAAACGTTAAATACACATGTGAAGCGGATTCGCGAGCGCTTGCATCGCTACGAAACAGATGTTGAGATTACAACGGTACGTGGCGTCGGTTATAAGCTTGAGGTAAGTTCGACATGA
- a CDS encoding DUF1648 domain-containing protein, translated as MLLGIFTIMYIMTLAMQIFVPYIVRETIVFGVTVPEQNVKHPALAIAKKRYAQIVGLFGAIILIIMFVFYWLLAPAESAQGILLLSCLFGMLAVSMVLYWLNHQKVMKLKLRERWGLNIKQVRAVDLTARSRDEILPWPFYVVPIGVTVFLIMFTLLHYEQIPNAVAVHWGPSGAADAWQEKTYFSAVSLPLVMLMMQCMMWGIADSLKRSAIRLSINHQQESLESELKTRKFMSWNIALVSYSLTGLFTILQLSNIYPSMAEGKKLLPLFIAFLVLILGSVLVYAWKKRQLRLNYKDNVVSEVMDIDEDRYWKGGLIYMNRQDPSVFVEKRFGVGWTMNFANPRGYIVIGLPLLILLLVSIFSL; from the coding sequence ATGCTACTAGGTATTTTTACAATAATGTATATTATGACATTAGCTATGCAAATTTTTGTCCCTTATATTGTACGTGAGACAATCGTATTTGGAGTTACCGTACCGGAGCAAAATGTAAAGCATCCTGCATTAGCGATTGCGAAAAAGCGCTATGCGCAAATAGTAGGTCTTTTTGGAGCGATAATTTTAATAATCATGTTTGTGTTTTACTGGTTGCTCGCTCCTGCTGAAAGTGCTCAGGGCATTCTTTTACTTAGCTGTTTATTTGGGATGCTTGCGGTCAGTATGGTGTTATATTGGTTGAATCATCAAAAAGTGATGAAGCTGAAACTGCGTGAACGATGGGGCTTAAATATAAAACAAGTGAGAGCTGTCGATTTAACAGCCCGTAGTCGTGATGAAATACTACCTTGGCCATTTTATGTGGTGCCTATCGGTGTTACTGTTTTCCTCATTATGTTTACGTTGTTACATTATGAACAAATACCAAATGCTGTTGCGGTACATTGGGGACCAAGCGGAGCGGCAGATGCGTGGCAAGAAAAAACGTATTTTTCTGCGGTTTCACTACCACTAGTCATGTTAATGATGCAATGTATGATGTGGGGTATTGCGGATTCACTTAAGCGCTCTGCAATTCGATTGTCTATCAACCATCAGCAGGAGTCTTTGGAAAGCGAATTAAAAACACGGAAATTTATGAGCTGGAATATAGCGTTGGTCAGCTATAGTTTAACGGGATTATTTACAATACTACAGTTAAGTAATATTTATCCTTCGATGGCTGAAGGAAAAAAACTATTACCATTGTTTATTGCTTTCCTAGTTTTAATATTAGGTTCAGTGCTTGTATATGCATGGAAAAAGCGACAGTTACGATTGAATTATAAAGATAATGTGGTGTCAGAGGTAATGGATATTGATGAGGATCGTTATTGGAAGGGCGGTCTTATTTATATGAATCGTCAGGATCCATCAGTGTTTGTGGAGAAACGTTTTGGTGTAGGTTGGACAATGAACTTTGCAAACCCAAGAGGCTATATCGTCATCGGCTTGCCATTACTTATATTGCTGTTGGTTTCAATATTTTCATTATAA
- a CDS encoding glycosyltransferase family 2 protein, translating into MKKIAAIIPTYNPQQSFITFVHQLLATSISQVVIVNDGSDKKYENIFEELKKIDRCKVLQHEQNIGKGGALKTAFSYIRSKRAGFQGVLTVGAHGQHTLEDIKLVLTMTKVFSEGIVLGIRNFHSSDSTFFSYWGNRATSLLFEILFHKKLMDTQTGLRYIEIKELPWLIEVQGDRFEYDTNMLVAALKRKCPIFEVEIGQLRLKKNSIIQYDELTNTGTVMAKMLIKYLKP; encoded by the coding sequence ATGAAAAAAATTGCAGCAATTATTCCAACATATAATCCGCAACAATCATTTATAACATTTGTACATCAATTATTAGCCACCTCAATTTCTCAAGTTGTTATTGTTAATGATGGTAGCGATAAAAAATATGAAAATATTTTTGAAGAGTTAAAGAAAATAGATAGATGTAAAGTTCTCCAACACGAACAGAATATTGGGAAGGGTGGAGCGTTAAAAACAGCTTTCTCCTATATTCGGTCTAAACGAGCGGGTTTTCAGGGTGTTCTAACAGTAGGGGCACACGGACAGCATACGTTAGAGGATATCAAATTAGTATTGACTATGACAAAAGTGTTTTCAGAAGGCATTGTCTTAGGAATCCGCAATTTCCATTCCTCCGATAGTACGTTCTTTTCGTATTGGGGGAACCGAGCAACTAGTTTACTGTTTGAAATACTGTTTCATAAAAAGCTAATGGATACACAAACTGGCTTGCGTTACATAGAAATCAAAGAATTACCATGGCTTATAGAGGTACAAGGTGATCGTTTTGAATACGATACAAATATGCTTGTCGCGGCCCTAAAAAGAAAATGTCCAATTTTCGAAGTAGAAATTGGTCAGCTACGCTTAAAAAAGAATTCAATTATTCAATATGATGAATTAACAAATACAGGTACAGTAATGGCTAAGATGCTTATAAAATATTTGAAACCGTAG
- a CDS encoding HAMP domain-containing sensor histidine kinase — protein MKTLYSKFVVTTMLIMIGSLCIGFLMTNTYYHQVTKGKNDAKNVAIAEDIVDYIESAKQMDLDSYLTTLGEIGYQIYVTTGEDHRFFGGEYRDKTLSADVIQHVLEGEVYHGMRDFPKETFMTGFFANELINTIGVPFTYNNEQYALFIRPDIRLLFSEAHTLLGGLILGMAVLSLLAMLLFAKALIRPITQLTEATHQLAHEKFDTLLEIDRADEIGQLADSFNVMTEKLQENDRIRKLFISNVSHDFQSPLLNIQGYVDLLKNPTLSEPERQEYATIIELETKRLSTLTKQLLLLTSLDQSTRMLKREPYNLDEQLKETVRKYRWQLEEANVQLSYQIEPVTYKGDAGLLQNVWDNLLTNAIKYNVNGGEIHIHLQEQSTFVEVLIEDSGIGMNAEQLQKVYDRFYRADESRTKQGTGLGLAIVKQIVELHGGEVQMKSAINVGTSVCIHLPKL, from the coding sequence ATGAAGACGTTATATAGTAAGTTTGTTGTCACAACGATGCTCATTATGATTGGCAGTTTATGCATTGGGTTTTTAATGACGAATACGTATTATCATCAAGTAACTAAAGGAAAAAATGATGCTAAAAATGTTGCAATTGCAGAGGATATTGTCGATTATATCGAATCAGCGAAGCAAATGGATTTAGATAGCTATTTAACAACACTTGGAGAGATTGGTTATCAAATTTATGTTACAACGGGAGAGGATCATCGCTTTTTTGGTGGCGAATACCGAGATAAAACATTGTCGGCAGATGTAATCCAGCATGTTTTAGAAGGAGAAGTCTATCATGGGATGCGTGATTTCCCAAAAGAGACCTTTATGACAGGCTTTTTTGCGAATGAACTCATTAATACCATTGGTGTACCCTTTACGTATAATAACGAACAGTATGCACTGTTTATTAGACCAGATATTCGATTGTTGTTCTCTGAGGCGCATACGCTATTAGGAGGTCTTATCCTTGGAATGGCTGTGCTAAGTTTACTTGCTATGCTGCTATTTGCAAAGGCATTAATTAGACCGATTACACAGTTAACAGAAGCAACACATCAACTGGCTCATGAAAAGTTTGATACGTTGCTTGAAATAGATCGAGCGGATGAAATTGGACAACTGGCAGATAGCTTTAATGTGATGACAGAAAAATTACAGGAAAATGATAGAATTCGTAAACTATTTATAAGCAATGTATCTCATGACTTTCAATCGCCTTTATTGAATATTCAAGGCTATGTAGATTTACTGAAAAACCCTACGCTTTCTGAACCAGAACGACAAGAATATGCGACAATTATAGAGCTAGAAACGAAGCGACTTTCGACATTGACGAAGCAACTGTTACTCCTGACATCACTCGATCAATCGACTAGAATGCTAAAGAGAGAACCGTACAATTTAGATGAACAATTGAAGGAGACTGTGCGCAAATATCGTTGGCAGTTAGAGGAAGCTAATGTGCAGTTATCGTATCAGATTGAGCCAGTAACGTATAAAGGTGATGCGGGGCTACTACAAAATGTATGGGATAATTTATTAACAAACGCCATTAAATACAATGTTAATGGGGGAGAAATTCACATACATCTTCAAGAACAATCTACTTTTGTAGAAGTGTTAATAGAGGATAGCGGTATTGGAATGAATGCGGAGCAATTGCAAAAGGTATATGACCGTTTTTATCGAGCTGATGAGTCAAGAACGAAACAGGGGACAGGTCTCGGCCTTGCCATTGTAAAACAAATTGTTGAATTGCACGGTGGGGAAGTGCAAATGAAAAGTGCAATTAACGTAGGGACAAGCGTTTGTATACACCTACCAAAATTGTAA
- a CDS encoding GntR family transcriptional regulator translates to MFIQIEPLSDVPIYEQVTRQIIEGIARGDMGPGDMLPSVRSLAADLGVNMHTVNKSYHELEAKGIITIRAKSGAIIRSTEERALTPEQLQQIEKNLKPVVAEGMVLGATADQIEHMMKKVFADLQLPVEGV, encoded by the coding sequence ATGTTTATTCAAATAGAGCCCTTATCGGATGTGCCTATCTATGAACAGGTTACACGGCAAATTATAGAGGGTATTGCAAGGGGAGACATGGGACCAGGTGATATGTTGCCATCTGTGCGTAGTTTAGCGGCTGATTTAGGTGTTAATATGCATACGGTTAATAAGAGTTACCATGAGCTTGAGGCAAAAGGAATCATTACAATTCGCGCTAAATCAGGTGCAATTATTCGATCAACTGAGGAGCGTGCATTAACGCCTGAACAGTTGCAACAGATTGAAAAAAATTTAAAGCCTGTTGTGGCAGAAGGAATGGTGCTCGGCGCAACAGCTGATCAAATTGAGCACATGATGAAAAAGGTATTTGCTGACTTGCAACTGCCAGTAGAAGGGGTGTAG
- a CDS encoding LysR family transcriptional regulator — protein sequence MNSHALKLFYQVAKTGSFTKAAEILHISQPAVSSQIKRFEQEIGVPLFKQQGRGIVLTEFGEALAEKAQNLISLEQHIESFIEDFRLAKTGSIHIVATYLPANFLIPKWAATFKGLNEDINLVVTTANTKEAFEQLIHYKADIAIYGGGIYERPEEVLWEELFEDELWFVVAPEHLYANQTISIADMMKEPFIMREEGSSMRDHLFSLCETHQVNPPKIALQFSGINETIRSVMAGYGAIFISSLAVKEYVHSGQLARVYVQGIHSKHKVAICTRKNEKQSLLVNKFIDTIKNSL from the coding sequence ATGAATAGTCACGCATTAAAATTATTTTACCAAGTAGCTAAAACAGGTAGTTTTACAAAGGCTGCTGAAATATTGCATATTAGTCAACCAGCAGTTTCTAGCCAAATTAAAAGGTTTGAGCAGGAAATAGGCGTACCATTATTTAAACAGCAAGGCAGAGGCATCGTATTGACTGAATTTGGTGAGGCGCTAGCGGAAAAGGCGCAAAATCTTATTTCTCTTGAGCAACACATTGAGTCTTTTATTGAAGACTTTCGCCTTGCCAAGACGGGGTCTATTCATATTGTTGCTACTTATTTACCTGCTAATTTTTTAATTCCAAAATGGGCAGCTACTTTTAAAGGCTTAAATGAAGATATTAATTTAGTTGTTACAACGGCCAATACGAAAGAAGCATTTGAGCAGCTTATACACTATAAAGCGGATATTGCTATTTACGGTGGTGGAATATATGAGAGACCTGAGGAAGTATTATGGGAGGAGCTCTTTGAAGACGAGCTGTGGTTTGTTGTTGCACCCGAACATTTATATGCAAATCAAACGATTTCTATAGCGGATATGATGAAGGAACCTTTTATAATGCGAGAGGAAGGGAGCTCCATGAGAGATCACCTCTTTTCACTTTGTGAAACCCATCAAGTAAATCCTCCAAAAATTGCACTACAATTTAGTGGAATAAATGAAACAATTCGATCGGTTATGGCTGGATATGGCGCAATTTTTATTTCATCACTTGCGGTTAAAGAGTATGTTCATAGTGGGCAATTGGCAAGAGTATATGTACAGGGGATACATAGTAAACATAAAGTTGCTATTTGTACAAGGAAAAATGAGAAGCAAAGTTTACTTGTAAATAAGTTTATTGATACGATAAAAAATTCTTTATAG
- a CDS encoding O-methyltransferase, producing the protein MLTNNVWHDVDEYFIDKLIPFDETMENVLQTNKNAGIPEIDVSPTQGKLLYLLAKIKGAQNILEIGTLGGYSSIWLARALPESGKVYTLEIEPTYAEVAKQNILKAGCSSKVEVVVGNALHSLPTIKNSGPLFDLIFIDADKPNNPQYLKWALELANSGALIIADNVVRNGEVIDDKSEDERVQGVRQFMDLLEHEPRIESTAIQTVGIKGYDGFILAIVK; encoded by the coding sequence ATGTTAACTAACAATGTTTGGCATGATGTGGATGAATATTTTATTGATAAGCTAATTCCATTTGATGAAACAATGGAGAATGTCCTACAAACAAATAAAAATGCTGGCATTCCTGAAATTGATGTATCACCCACACAAGGAAAATTACTTTACCTGCTAGCAAAAATAAAAGGTGCTCAAAATATTTTAGAAATTGGTACACTTGGTGGCTATAGTAGCATATGGCTTGCTCGTGCGCTCCCTGAATCAGGAAAGGTTTACACTCTAGAGATTGAACCGACGTATGCAGAAGTGGCGAAGCAAAACATCTTAAAAGCAGGTTGTAGCAGCAAAGTCGAAGTAGTGGTAGGAAATGCATTGCATTCATTGCCTACAATTAAAAATTCAGGCCCTTTATTCGACCTTATTTTCATTGATGCCGATAAACCGAATAATCCTCAATATTTAAAATGGGCTTTAGAATTAGCGAATAGTGGAGCACTTATCATTGCTGATAATGTAGTGCGAAACGGTGAAGTCATCGATGATAAAAGCGAAGATGAACGTGTGCAAGGTGTGCGTCAATTTATGGATTTATTAGAACACGAACCACGTATCGAATCTACAGCCATTCAAACCGTTGGAATTAAAGGATATGACGGTTTCATCCTAGCAATTGTTAAATAA
- a CDS encoding metal-sensitive transcriptional regulator, producing the protein MEYSDQVKNRVKRMEGQLRGILKMMEEEKDCKAVITQLSAVRSAVDRTVGVIVSTNLLECVQNAEGDGEKMNEVIQEAVNLVVKSR; encoded by the coding sequence GTGGAATATTCAGATCAAGTGAAAAATCGTGTGAAGCGAATGGAAGGTCAGCTACGCGGTATTTTAAAAATGATGGAAGAAGAAAAAGATTGCAAAGCCGTTATTACACAATTATCCGCAGTGCGGTCTGCGGTAGATCGTACGGTAGGCGTAATTGTTAGTACAAATTTGTTAGAATGTGTACAAAATGCTGAGGGTGACGGCGAAAAAATGAATGAAGTTATTCAAGAAGCTGTAAATTTAGTTGTCAAAAGCCGTTAG
- a CDS encoding SEL1-like repeat protein — MITIVIQYDILHEQCEKLHILSFTHIAQSLQDASNHAITQPSISLQKSRLVLEEIVYDFYELEMQAKPKQKNIRTLLNNRTFISNIHPRRIYLLMELVFKMTSTSNNDIVEAKAAKIVLDYVSDIVEWFIHRYDRSLKASISTRKFPKFEDLLPPLDTKTLDQYSAKDYEHAASWFEISAKKGNASAQYNLGFLYNHGRGVQKDYATAKMWYEKAAAQHDANALYSLGVLYHLGQGIEQDYEEAAHYYKSAADLGNADAQYNLGVLYNQGLGIAIDFEEAAKWYISAANQGNTSAQNNLGFLYHNGTGVQQSFEEAIAYFEMAALAGDASAQYNLGYMYLKGRGISQNVEEAARWFHLAALQDHTNAEFQLALLYNTGQGIQLDHIEAIKWFKLAAHKGHTNAQYCLGLLYQKEKDSTRAERWFQLAADNGHISAGYELGLLFVYQIQQPDKALQYFILAAEKGYADAQFELGLLYANGVGVPLNYAKAVQWWRAATDQSHIQAEYQLGLLYEQGLGVSQDLDEARRCYRLAAIQGHLGAQYQLGNLFDKGKGVKQDFTEAARWIEQAASKGHAKAQYQLAQMHSNGQGVPKDFARAAQLYRLAANQGHQKAQFQLGMLYKKGQGVAQDYNEATRWLKKSLEHLN; from the coding sequence GTGATTACAATCGTCATACAATACGATATCCTTCACGAACAATGTGAAAAATTACATATTTTATCGTTCACACATATAGCACAAAGCTTACAGGATGCTAGTAACCACGCTATTACACAGCCATCAATTTCTTTACAAAAGTCACGCCTCGTCCTTGAGGAGATAGTCTATGACTTTTACGAGCTGGAAATGCAAGCAAAACCTAAACAAAAAAATATCCGAACACTATTAAATAATCGTACCTTTATCTCAAACATTCATCCACGTCGTATTTATTTACTAATGGAACTTGTATTTAAAATGACAAGTACTAGCAACAATGACATCGTTGAAGCGAAAGCAGCTAAAATTGTCCTCGATTATGTTAGTGATATCGTTGAATGGTTTATTCACCGTTATGATCGTAGCCTGAAAGCATCTATTTCGACTCGAAAATTTCCTAAATTTGAAGATTTATTGCCTCCACTTGATACGAAGACGCTCGATCAATACTCAGCTAAAGACTATGAACATGCTGCTAGTTGGTTTGAAATTTCTGCAAAAAAGGGCAATGCAAGTGCACAATACAATTTAGGCTTCCTTTATAACCACGGTCGAGGTGTTCAAAAAGATTATGCGACAGCCAAGATGTGGTATGAGAAAGCAGCCGCACAACATGATGCTAATGCACTTTATAGTCTAGGGGTGCTTTATCATTTAGGACAAGGTATTGAGCAAGATTATGAAGAGGCCGCCCATTATTATAAGTCTGCGGCGGATTTAGGAAATGCCGACGCACAGTATAATCTTGGTGTACTTTACAATCAAGGGCTAGGCATTGCTATTGATTTTGAAGAGGCAGCAAAATGGTATATTTCAGCAGCCAACCAAGGCAATACAAGTGCACAAAATAATCTTGGCTTTCTCTATCATAATGGAACTGGTGTACAACAAAGCTTTGAGGAGGCAATAGCTTATTTTGAAATGGCAGCACTTGCAGGAGATGCAAGTGCACAGTATAACCTTGGCTATATGTATCTAAAAGGCCGTGGCATCTCACAAAATGTTGAGGAAGCTGCGAGATGGTTCCACCTAGCTGCCCTTCAAGACCATACGAATGCAGAGTTTCAATTGGCCTTACTATACAATACAGGACAGGGCATACAGCTAGATCACATTGAAGCAATAAAGTGGTTTAAACTTGCGGCTCATAAAGGGCATACCAATGCCCAATATTGTCTCGGCCTACTTTACCAAAAAGAAAAAGATAGTACGCGTGCGGAAAGATGGTTTCAGCTTGCCGCTGACAATGGACATATTAGTGCTGGCTATGAGCTAGGCCTTCTTTTCGTCTATCAGATTCAACAGCCTGACAAAGCATTACAGTATTTTATACTTGCCGCTGAAAAAGGCTATGCTGATGCTCAATTCGAACTTGGGTTGTTATATGCTAACGGTGTTGGTGTTCCATTGAATTATGCCAAAGCAGTTCAATGGTGGAGAGCTGCAACAGACCAATCTCATATTCAAGCTGAATATCAATTAGGATTATTATATGAACAAGGATTGGGCGTCTCCCAAGACTTAGATGAGGCTAGACGTTGCTATAGACTTGCTGCTATTCAAGGGCATTTAGGCGCACAATATCAACTTGGCAATTTATTTGATAAAGGCAAAGGAGTAAAGCAAGATTTCACGGAAGCAGCTAGATGGATTGAACAAGCAGCTTCTAAAGGACATGCTAAAGCTCAATACCAGTTAGCTCAAATGCATAGCAATGGACAAGGTGTCCCTAAAGATTTTGCGAGGGCTGCCCAACTTTACCGACTTGCTGCAAATCAGGGTCACCAAAAAGCTCAGTTTCAGCTTGGCATGCTTTATAAGAAAGGACAGGGTGTAGCTCAAGATTATAACGAGGCAACACGTTGGCTTAAAAAATCACTAGAGCATTTAAATTGA
- a CDS encoding pyridoxal-phosphate-dependent aminotransferase family protein, translating into MGNKEMLLIPGPTPVVDEIYDALASETRGHTDPRFVAIYKNALVQTKELLQTDGEVFVLAGSGTLAMEMAIVNTVGKGEKILVISHGYFGDRFTPLATAYGIQVEVLQAEWGKQVELAAVKAKLAGGNFKAVTITHADTSTGVVSDLDALVPIIKQAGALIILDGVVATAALDENMNKAYGHADYKLDVVLTGSQKAIGVPPGLAIIAFNQSALKAREALGTIPAYYCDIENWIPVMNDPGKYFATPPVNLIYAYDVAMKIVLDEGIAKREARHKAYGRAVRFALSTYGMAALADETVAAPTLSCMLYPDGVEDAKFRAKLAEKGVIVAGSLAHLAGKAFRIGHMGNTTPAMLEQAVKLIGESLNELGHVVAVEEAVARLNEELAVVTM; encoded by the coding sequence ATGGGCAATAAGGAAATGCTATTAATTCCAGGTCCTACACCAGTAGTTGATGAGATATATGATGCTTTGGCGAGCGAGACGCGTGGGCATACAGATCCACGATTTGTTGCGATTTATAAAAATGCATTAGTCCAAACAAAAGAACTGCTCCAAACGGATGGCGAGGTGTTTGTACTAGCAGGCTCAGGAACGCTAGCAATGGAAATGGCGATTGTCAATACAGTGGGCAAGGGAGAAAAAATACTCGTCATTAGTCATGGGTATTTTGGGGATCGTTTTACACCTTTAGCAACTGCTTATGGTATTCAAGTAGAAGTGCTACAGGCAGAGTGGGGTAAACAAGTTGAACTAGCTGCTGTAAAGGCAAAATTAGCTGGGGGTAATTTTAAAGCAGTCACAATTACACATGCAGATACATCTACAGGTGTTGTTTCAGATTTAGATGCATTAGTTCCAATTATTAAACAAGCGGGGGCTCTTATAATTTTAGATGGAGTTGTTGCAACAGCCGCATTGGATGAAAATATGAATAAAGCATATGGGCACGCTGACTATAAATTGGATGTTGTATTAACTGGTTCACAAAAGGCTATTGGTGTACCACCTGGATTAGCGATTATTGCGTTTAATCAATCTGCTTTAAAGGCTCGCGAAGCACTTGGCACGATACCAGCCTACTACTGCGATATTGAAAACTGGATACCAGTCATGAATGATCCAGGAAAATATTTTGCAACACCACCTGTGAATTTAATTTATGCTTATGATGTTGCTATGAAGATTGTTTTAGATGAGGGGATTGCGAAGCGTGAGGCGCGCCATAAAGCATATGGACGTGCTGTGCGTTTCGCATTATCTACGTATGGCATGGCAGCACTTGCTGATGAGACTGTAGCAGCACCAACTTTAAGTTGTATGCTCTATCCTGATGGAGTAGAGGATGCCAAGTTCCGAGCAAAGCTTGCAGAAAAAGGCGTAATTGTCGCTGGTTCTTTGGCACATTTAGCAGGTAAAGCATTCCGTATTGGGCATATGGGTAATACAACACCTGCTATGCTTGAACAAGCCGTGAAACTAATCGGTGAATCACTCAATGAATTAGGACACGTAGTAGCAGTAGAAGAAGCGGTTGCACGTTTGAATGAAGAATTAGCAGTAGTGACTATGTAA